From a single Nicotiana tomentosiformis chromosome 2, ASM39032v3, whole genome shotgun sequence genomic region:
- the LOC104116979 gene encoding uncharacterized protein isoform X1, translating into MYSTARYTLVDCSQLQSPSPISKSSLQLVHPRKIVSISLLFATTHRSPNGFRRIRIISGRQISSHSSAASSSNNYAFDCDSTHNDFVLPPGKLQFRNVTWIGIATITSKVLGLVREIVIASVFGIGLVATAFRYASVLPGFAASVLGGVNGPIHITMTATLRLLPQDRQEKLFKHANTVMILVGGLVAALVFIFSKSIIHVYAPGLWTSTEGQITGRIAIQQLKIMSSCIVFAGPVGLGFGYLSAKGENVFPAISPAFSSLLLIASCLFYSFSRKSDALSSGGVLLSCGASLGVVVQWIIQVALLRGAWHEVISASWIDGFRSRDLCELFSVLVPAIFNSGLAQIASFTDICFASHFPGAAAGLSYAFLLVMAPLGLLSSIVILPILPMLSRLIKTESWPTLVEKINRAVLLCMVILLPFLSVMSSLANPTIRVLFERYAFDSSASALVSSLYLFYSLGSPFLILRELLVAVFYAFGDGLRPFLVSIGAIALNALLDWFFVYRLNSGVQGLALATSLTAALSLVTLFHLLQRKVGGLFHLPELIGPGLLLCFCCVISSSVTSISYEMISKFLLSEYITRLPRIQELYCIVSAAALGIIGFFAPLLLYYFCRYKWERNNLNIDEIQG; encoded by the exons ATGTATTCAACCGCCCGCTATACGCTCGTTGACTGTAGTCAACTTCAATCGCCGTCGCCGATCTCCAAATCTTCTTTGCAACTCGTTCACCCGCGCAAAATTGTTTCCATTTCTCTCTTATTCGCAACAACTCATCGCTCTCCCAATGGATTCCGGCGAATCCGAATTATATCCGGAAGACAAATATCTTCTCATTCATCGGCAGCTTCAAGCAGCAATAACTACGCGTTTGATTGTGATTCAACTCACAATGACTTTGTATTGCCCCCTG GTAAGCTGCAGTTTAGAAATGTGACATGGATTGGTATTGCCACAATCACTAGCAAAGTTCTG GGATTAGTGAGGGAGATTGTTATAGCTTCAGTTTTTGGCATTGGTCTGGTGGCAACTGCCTTCAG GTATGCTTCGGTGCTGCCTGGTTTTGCTGCATCGGTTCTTGGTG GTGTTAATGGTCCTATTCACATCACAATGACAGCTACGTTAAGGCTA CTTCCACAGGATCGTCAGGAAAAGCTATTTAAGCATGCAAATACTGTCATGATCCTG GTAGGAGGTCTGGTGGCTGCCCTTGTGTTCATATTTTCCAAGTCTATAATTCATGTATATGCACCAGG TCTGTGGACCTCAACAGAAGGCCAGATAACAGGCCGAATAGCTATCCAACAG TTGAAAATAATGAGTTCTTGCATTGTTTTTGCTGGCCCTGTTGGTCTTGGATTTGGTTATCTGAG TGCAAAAGGAGAAAATGTCTTTCCTGCGATTAGCCCCGCCTTCTCTAGCTTGCTCTTGATTGCCAGT TGCCTCTTTTACTCGTTCAGCAGAAAATCAGATGCCCTTTCTTCTG GTGGTGTTCTTCTGTCCTGTGGAGCTTCCCTTGGTGTAGTCGTTCAATGGATTATCCAG GTGGCATTGCTAAGGGGAGCATGGCATGAAGTTATTTCAGCTTCATGGATTGACGGATTCAGGAGCAGGGATCTTTGTGAA CTTTTCTCAGTACTAGTACCAGCAATATTCAATTCAGGCTTGGCACAAATAGCATCATTTACTGACATCTGTTTTGCATCTCATTTTCCTGGTGCTGCCGCAGGCCTTTCAT ATGCTTTTCTTTTGGTCATGGCACCTTTGGGGTTGCTTTCAAGCATCGTTATACTCCCTATTTTACCCATGTTATCCAGACTGATAAAG ACTGAGTCATGGCCAACCCTAGTAGAGAAGATAAACAGAGCCGTCTTGCTATGCATG GTCATTCTCTTGCCATTCCTTTCAGTCATGAGTAGCTTGGCCAATCCAACCATCCGCGTCTTGTTTGAGCGATATGCATTTGATTCTTCGGCAAGTGCTTTAgtttcttctctttatcttttCT ATTCTCTTGGCTCACCATTCTTGATCCTCAGAGAGTTGCTAGTCGCAGTGTTTTATGCCTTTGGAGATGGACTGAGACCTTTCCTGGTTAGTATTGGAGCTATTGCTCTAAATGCTCTCTTGGATTGGTTCTTTGTTTACAGATTAAATAGTGGAGTGCAAGGATTG GCGCTTGCAACGTCACTCACTGCCGCCTTGTCTCTCGTCACCCTGTTCCATCTCCTTCAAAGGAAGGTTGGAG GGCTTTTTCATCTTCCTGAATTAATAGGTCCTGGTTTGCTACTATGCTTCTGTTGTGTCATCTCCAGCTCTGTAACTTCCATCAGTtatgaaatgatctcaaaatTTTTGCTTTCCGAGTATATCACAAG GTTACCTAGGATCCAAGAACTCTACTGCATAGTATCAGCTGCTGCTCTTGGAATTATTGGTTTCTTTGCTCCTCTTctgttatattatttttgtagataTAAATGGGAGCGGAATAACTTGAATATTGATGAAATACAAGGTTAA
- the LOC104116979 gene encoding uncharacterized protein isoform X4: MYSTARYTLVDCSQLQSPSPISKSSLQLVHPRKIVSISLLFATTHRSPNGFRRIRIISGRQISSHSSAASSSNNYAFDCDSTHNDFVLPPGKLQFRNVTWIGIATITSKVLGLVREIVIASVFGIGLVATAFRYASVLPGFAASVLGGVNGPIHITMTATLRLLPQDRQEKLFKHANTVMILVGGLVAALVFIFSKSIIHVYAPGLWTSTEGQITGRIAIQQLKIMSSCIVFAGPVGLGFGYLSAKGENVFPAISPAFSSLLLIASCLFYSFSRKSDALSSGGVLLSCGASLGVVVQWIIQVALLRGAWHEVISASWIDGFRSRDLCELFSVLVPAIFNSGLAQIASFTDICFASHFPGAAAGLSYAFLLVMAPLGLLSSIVILPILPMLSRLIKTESWPTLVEKINRAVLLCMVILLPFLSVMSSLANPTIRVLFERYAFDSSILLAHHS; the protein is encoded by the exons ATGTATTCAACCGCCCGCTATACGCTCGTTGACTGTAGTCAACTTCAATCGCCGTCGCCGATCTCCAAATCTTCTTTGCAACTCGTTCACCCGCGCAAAATTGTTTCCATTTCTCTCTTATTCGCAACAACTCATCGCTCTCCCAATGGATTCCGGCGAATCCGAATTATATCCGGAAGACAAATATCTTCTCATTCATCGGCAGCTTCAAGCAGCAATAACTACGCGTTTGATTGTGATTCAACTCACAATGACTTTGTATTGCCCCCTG GTAAGCTGCAGTTTAGAAATGTGACATGGATTGGTATTGCCACAATCACTAGCAAAGTTCTG GGATTAGTGAGGGAGATTGTTATAGCTTCAGTTTTTGGCATTGGTCTGGTGGCAACTGCCTTCAG GTATGCTTCGGTGCTGCCTGGTTTTGCTGCATCGGTTCTTGGTG GTGTTAATGGTCCTATTCACATCACAATGACAGCTACGTTAAGGCTA CTTCCACAGGATCGTCAGGAAAAGCTATTTAAGCATGCAAATACTGTCATGATCCTG GTAGGAGGTCTGGTGGCTGCCCTTGTGTTCATATTTTCCAAGTCTATAATTCATGTATATGCACCAGG TCTGTGGACCTCAACAGAAGGCCAGATAACAGGCCGAATAGCTATCCAACAG TTGAAAATAATGAGTTCTTGCATTGTTTTTGCTGGCCCTGTTGGTCTTGGATTTGGTTATCTGAG TGCAAAAGGAGAAAATGTCTTTCCTGCGATTAGCCCCGCCTTCTCTAGCTTGCTCTTGATTGCCAGT TGCCTCTTTTACTCGTTCAGCAGAAAATCAGATGCCCTTTCTTCTG GTGGTGTTCTTCTGTCCTGTGGAGCTTCCCTTGGTGTAGTCGTTCAATGGATTATCCAG GTGGCATTGCTAAGGGGAGCATGGCATGAAGTTATTTCAGCTTCATGGATTGACGGATTCAGGAGCAGGGATCTTTGTGAA CTTTTCTCAGTACTAGTACCAGCAATATTCAATTCAGGCTTGGCACAAATAGCATCATTTACTGACATCTGTTTTGCATCTCATTTTCCTGGTGCTGCCGCAGGCCTTTCAT ATGCTTTTCTTTTGGTCATGGCACCTTTGGGGTTGCTTTCAAGCATCGTTATACTCCCTATTTTACCCATGTTATCCAGACTGATAAAG ACTGAGTCATGGCCAACCCTAGTAGAGAAGATAAACAGAGCCGTCTTGCTATGCATG GTCATTCTCTTGCCATTCCTTTCAGTCATGAGTAGCTTGGCCAATCCAACCATCCGCGTCTTGTTTGAGCGATATGCATTTGATTCTTCG ATTCTCTTGGCTCACCATTCTTGA
- the LOC104116982 gene encoding serine/threonine-protein kinase STY13, with the protein MGSANGFYTGEELNLETKWLIDPKLLFVGPKIGEGAHAKVYEGKYKNQNVAIKIVHKGETPEEIAKREARFGREVAMLSRVQHKNLVKFIGACKEPVMVIVTELLLGGTLRKYLVNMRPRCLDTAVAIRFALDIARGMECLHSHGIIHRDLKPENLLLTADHKTVKLADFGLAREESLTEMMTAETGTYRWMAPELYSTVTLRHGEKKHYNHKVDAYSFAIVLWELIHNKLPFEGMSNLQAAYAAAFKNVRPSADDLPQDLAVIVTSCWKEDPNARPNFTQIIQMLLHYLSAVSPPEPAIPPRIFTSENHVLPPESPGTSSLMAKCDDSGETPKTPMENQPRGFFFCFNQCY; encoded by the exons ATGGGATCTGCTAATGGATTTTACACTGGAGAAGAGTTGAATTTGGAGACAAAATGGTTGATTGATCCGAAGCTTCTTTTTGTTGGTCCTAAGATTGGAGAAGGTGCTCATGCCAAGGTGTATGAGGGAAA ATACAAAAACCAGAATGTAGCGATAAAGATTGTGCATAAAGGGGAAACACCAGAGGAGATCGCTAAGAGGGAAGCTCGTTTCGGAAGGGAGGTTGCAATGTTATCCAGAGTTCAGCACAAGAACTTAGTGAAG TTCATAGGAGCTTGCAAGGAGCCTGTCATGGTCATTGTAACTGAACTCCTTCTCGGTGGGACATTAAGAAAATACTTGGTGAACATGAGACCGAGGTGTTTGGATACTGCTGTTGCTATTAGATTTGCACTCGATATAGCTCGTGGAATGGAATGCTTGCACTCTCATGGAATCATTCATCGTGACCTAAAACCTG AGAACTTGCTTTTGACGGCGGACCACAAAACTGTCAAACTTGCGGATTTTGGTTTGGCAAGAGAAGAGTCGTTGACAGAGATGATGACTGCTGAAACTGGAACTTATCGCTGGATGGCTCCAGAG CTCTACAGCACGGTCACTTTAAGGCATGGCGAGAAGAAGCACTATAATCACAAAGTAGATGCCTACAGTTTTGCAATTGTCCTGTGGGAACTCATACATAACAAATTACCATTTGAGGGCATGTCTAATTTGCAGGCTGCTTATGCAGCTGCTTTTAAG AACGTGAGACCAAGCGCTGATGATCTTCCGCAGGATTTGGCTGTAATTGTAACTTCCTGTTGGAAAGAGGACCCAAACGCTCGTCCCAACTTCACTCAGATAATACAGATGCTTCTACATTATCTTTCTGCAGTTTCACCACCAGAACCAGCTATACCACCTAGGATTTTCACTTCAGAGAATCATGTCTTGCCACCAGAATCTCCAGGTACCAGCTCGTTAATGGCCAAATGCGATGACTCGGGTGAGACCCCTAAAACACCAATGGAGAATCAGCCAAGAGGATTCTTCTTCTGTTTTAACCAATGTTACTGA
- the LOC104116979 gene encoding uncharacterized protein isoform X2: MYSTARYTLVDCSQLQSPSPISKSSLQLVHPRKIVSISLLFATTHRSPNGFRRIRIISGRQISSHSSAASSSNNYAFDCDSTHNDFVLPPGKLQFRNVTWIGIATITSKVLGLVREIVIASVFGIGLVATAFRYASVLPGFAASVLGGVNGPIHITMTATLRLLPQDRQEKLFKHANTVMILVGGLVAALVFIFSKSIIHVYAPGLWTSTEGQITGRIAIQQLKIMSSCIVFAGPVGLGFGYLSAKGENVFPAISPAFSSLLLIASCLFYSFSRKSDALSSGGVLLSCGASLGVVVQWIIQVALLRGAWHEVISASWIDGFRSRDLCELFSVLVPAIFNSGLAQIASFTDICFASHFPGAAAGLSYAFLLVMAPLGLLSSIVILPILPMLSRLIKVILLPFLSVMSSLANPTIRVLFERYAFDSSASALVSSLYLFYSLGSPFLILRELLVAVFYAFGDGLRPFLVSIGAIALNALLDWFFVYRLNSGVQGLALATSLTAALSLVTLFHLLQRKVGGLFHLPELIGPGLLLCFCCVISSSVTSISYEMISKFLLSEYITRLPRIQELYCIVSAAALGIIGFFAPLLLYYFCRYKWERNNLNIDEIQG; encoded by the exons ATGTATTCAACCGCCCGCTATACGCTCGTTGACTGTAGTCAACTTCAATCGCCGTCGCCGATCTCCAAATCTTCTTTGCAACTCGTTCACCCGCGCAAAATTGTTTCCATTTCTCTCTTATTCGCAACAACTCATCGCTCTCCCAATGGATTCCGGCGAATCCGAATTATATCCGGAAGACAAATATCTTCTCATTCATCGGCAGCTTCAAGCAGCAATAACTACGCGTTTGATTGTGATTCAACTCACAATGACTTTGTATTGCCCCCTG GTAAGCTGCAGTTTAGAAATGTGACATGGATTGGTATTGCCACAATCACTAGCAAAGTTCTG GGATTAGTGAGGGAGATTGTTATAGCTTCAGTTTTTGGCATTGGTCTGGTGGCAACTGCCTTCAG GTATGCTTCGGTGCTGCCTGGTTTTGCTGCATCGGTTCTTGGTG GTGTTAATGGTCCTATTCACATCACAATGACAGCTACGTTAAGGCTA CTTCCACAGGATCGTCAGGAAAAGCTATTTAAGCATGCAAATACTGTCATGATCCTG GTAGGAGGTCTGGTGGCTGCCCTTGTGTTCATATTTTCCAAGTCTATAATTCATGTATATGCACCAGG TCTGTGGACCTCAACAGAAGGCCAGATAACAGGCCGAATAGCTATCCAACAG TTGAAAATAATGAGTTCTTGCATTGTTTTTGCTGGCCCTGTTGGTCTTGGATTTGGTTATCTGAG TGCAAAAGGAGAAAATGTCTTTCCTGCGATTAGCCCCGCCTTCTCTAGCTTGCTCTTGATTGCCAGT TGCCTCTTTTACTCGTTCAGCAGAAAATCAGATGCCCTTTCTTCTG GTGGTGTTCTTCTGTCCTGTGGAGCTTCCCTTGGTGTAGTCGTTCAATGGATTATCCAG GTGGCATTGCTAAGGGGAGCATGGCATGAAGTTATTTCAGCTTCATGGATTGACGGATTCAGGAGCAGGGATCTTTGTGAA CTTTTCTCAGTACTAGTACCAGCAATATTCAATTCAGGCTTGGCACAAATAGCATCATTTACTGACATCTGTTTTGCATCTCATTTTCCTGGTGCTGCCGCAGGCCTTTCAT ATGCTTTTCTTTTGGTCATGGCACCTTTGGGGTTGCTTTCAAGCATCGTTATACTCCCTATTTTACCCATGTTATCCAGACTGATAAAG GTCATTCTCTTGCCATTCCTTTCAGTCATGAGTAGCTTGGCCAATCCAACCATCCGCGTCTTGTTTGAGCGATATGCATTTGATTCTTCGGCAAGTGCTTTAgtttcttctctttatcttttCT ATTCTCTTGGCTCACCATTCTTGATCCTCAGAGAGTTGCTAGTCGCAGTGTTTTATGCCTTTGGAGATGGACTGAGACCTTTCCTGGTTAGTATTGGAGCTATTGCTCTAAATGCTCTCTTGGATTGGTTCTTTGTTTACAGATTAAATAGTGGAGTGCAAGGATTG GCGCTTGCAACGTCACTCACTGCCGCCTTGTCTCTCGTCACCCTGTTCCATCTCCTTCAAAGGAAGGTTGGAG GGCTTTTTCATCTTCCTGAATTAATAGGTCCTGGTTTGCTACTATGCTTCTGTTGTGTCATCTCCAGCTCTGTAACTTCCATCAGTtatgaaatgatctcaaaatTTTTGCTTTCCGAGTATATCACAAG GTTACCTAGGATCCAAGAACTCTACTGCATAGTATCAGCTGCTGCTCTTGGAATTATTGGTTTCTTTGCTCCTCTTctgttatattatttttgtagataTAAATGGGAGCGGAATAACTTGAATATTGATGAAATACAAGGTTAA
- the LOC104116979 gene encoding uncharacterized protein isoform X3, protein MYSTARYTLVDCSQLQSPSPISKSSLQLVHPRKIVSISLLFATTHRSPNGFRRIRIISGRQISSHSSAASSSNNYAFDCDSTHNDFVLPPGKLQFRNVTWIGIATITSKVLGLVREIVIASVFGIGLVATAFRYASVLPGFAASVLGGVNGPIHITMTATLRLLPQDRQEKLFKHANTVMILVGGLVAALVFIFSKSIIHVYAPGLWTSTEGQITGRIAIQQLKIMSSCIVFAGPVGLGFGYLSAKGENVFPAISPAFSSLLLIASCLFYSFSRKSDALSSGGVLLSCGASLGVVVQWIIQVALLRGAWHEVISASWIDGFRSRDLCELFSVLVPAIFNSGLAQIASFTDICFASHFPGAAAGLSYAFLLVMAPLGLLSSIVILPILPMLSRLIKTESWPTLVEKINRAVLLCMVILLPFLSVMSSLANPTIRVLFERYAFDSSASALVSSLYLFYSLGSPFLILRELLVAVFYAFGDGLRPFLALATSLTAALSLVTLFHLLQRKVGGLFHLPELIGPGLLLCFCCVISSSVTSISYEMISKFLLSEYITRLPRIQELYCIVSAAALGIIGFFAPLLLYYFCRYKWERNNLNIDEIQG, encoded by the exons ATGTATTCAACCGCCCGCTATACGCTCGTTGACTGTAGTCAACTTCAATCGCCGTCGCCGATCTCCAAATCTTCTTTGCAACTCGTTCACCCGCGCAAAATTGTTTCCATTTCTCTCTTATTCGCAACAACTCATCGCTCTCCCAATGGATTCCGGCGAATCCGAATTATATCCGGAAGACAAATATCTTCTCATTCATCGGCAGCTTCAAGCAGCAATAACTACGCGTTTGATTGTGATTCAACTCACAATGACTTTGTATTGCCCCCTG GTAAGCTGCAGTTTAGAAATGTGACATGGATTGGTATTGCCACAATCACTAGCAAAGTTCTG GGATTAGTGAGGGAGATTGTTATAGCTTCAGTTTTTGGCATTGGTCTGGTGGCAACTGCCTTCAG GTATGCTTCGGTGCTGCCTGGTTTTGCTGCATCGGTTCTTGGTG GTGTTAATGGTCCTATTCACATCACAATGACAGCTACGTTAAGGCTA CTTCCACAGGATCGTCAGGAAAAGCTATTTAAGCATGCAAATACTGTCATGATCCTG GTAGGAGGTCTGGTGGCTGCCCTTGTGTTCATATTTTCCAAGTCTATAATTCATGTATATGCACCAGG TCTGTGGACCTCAACAGAAGGCCAGATAACAGGCCGAATAGCTATCCAACAG TTGAAAATAATGAGTTCTTGCATTGTTTTTGCTGGCCCTGTTGGTCTTGGATTTGGTTATCTGAG TGCAAAAGGAGAAAATGTCTTTCCTGCGATTAGCCCCGCCTTCTCTAGCTTGCTCTTGATTGCCAGT TGCCTCTTTTACTCGTTCAGCAGAAAATCAGATGCCCTTTCTTCTG GTGGTGTTCTTCTGTCCTGTGGAGCTTCCCTTGGTGTAGTCGTTCAATGGATTATCCAG GTGGCATTGCTAAGGGGAGCATGGCATGAAGTTATTTCAGCTTCATGGATTGACGGATTCAGGAGCAGGGATCTTTGTGAA CTTTTCTCAGTACTAGTACCAGCAATATTCAATTCAGGCTTGGCACAAATAGCATCATTTACTGACATCTGTTTTGCATCTCATTTTCCTGGTGCTGCCGCAGGCCTTTCAT ATGCTTTTCTTTTGGTCATGGCACCTTTGGGGTTGCTTTCAAGCATCGTTATACTCCCTATTTTACCCATGTTATCCAGACTGATAAAG ACTGAGTCATGGCCAACCCTAGTAGAGAAGATAAACAGAGCCGTCTTGCTATGCATG GTCATTCTCTTGCCATTCCTTTCAGTCATGAGTAGCTTGGCCAATCCAACCATCCGCGTCTTGTTTGAGCGATATGCATTTGATTCTTCGGCAAGTGCTTTAgtttcttctctttatcttttCT ATTCTCTTGGCTCACCATTCTTGATCCTCAGAGAGTTGCTAGTCGCAGTGTTTTATGCCTTTGGAGATGGACTGAGACCTTTCCTG GCGCTTGCAACGTCACTCACTGCCGCCTTGTCTCTCGTCACCCTGTTCCATCTCCTTCAAAGGAAGGTTGGAG GGCTTTTTCATCTTCCTGAATTAATAGGTCCTGGTTTGCTACTATGCTTCTGTTGTGTCATCTCCAGCTCTGTAACTTCCATCAGTtatgaaatgatctcaaaatTTTTGCTTTCCGAGTATATCACAAG GTTACCTAGGATCCAAGAACTCTACTGCATAGTATCAGCTGCTGCTCTTGGAATTATTGGTTTCTTTGCTCCTCTTctgttatattatttttgtagataTAAATGGGAGCGGAATAACTTGAATATTGATGAAATACAAGGTTAA
- the LOC104116981 gene encoding ribosomal RNA-processing protein 8, protein MKEQNRSRKRKRGKVHKKSSPSSSTPTGDGHSKFSGVNRSSASKNAISKTKKASSFLDKMKARLSGGHFRMLNEKLYTCPGDEALNYFKENPELFNVYHAGYQEQMLHWPEQPVNTITKWLKDHSPSLVVADFGCGDGRLARSVKNKVWSLDLVANDPSVIACDMSNTPLLSLSVDVAVFCLSLMGTDYPSYIQEARRVLKPRGWLLIAEVKSRLDPNTGGADPNKFLKAICELGFTIESKDFSNKMFALFYLKKKEKQNSVDKEINWPELKPCIYKRR, encoded by the exons ATGAAAGAACAAAATCGAAGCCGTAAACGGAAGAGAGGAAAGGTTCACAAAAAATCTTCTCCTTCATCCTCTACTCCCACCGGCGACGGTCATTCTAAGTTCTCCGGCGTGAATCGATCTTCGGCTTCAAAAAATGCTATCTCTAAAACTAAGAAAGCTTCGTCTTTTCTCGATAAG ATGAAGGCGAGATTATCAGGAGGACACTTCCGTATGCTTAATGAAAAGCTCTACACTTGCCC TGGAGATGAGGCGCTCAATTATTTCAAAGAAAATCCAGAGCTTTTTAATGTG TATCATGCAGGGTATCAAGAGCAAATGTTACATTGGCCAGAACAACCTGTTAATACAATCACAAAATGGCTAAAGGATCATAGCCCTTCTTTAGTTGTTGCTGACTTTGGCTGCG GAGATGGACGGTTGGCAAGAAGTGTGAAGAACAAAGTCTGGTCCTTGGATCTTGTCGCAAATGATCCTTCAGTAATTGCTTGTGATATGTCAAAC ACCCCTCTACTGTCTTTGTCAGTTGATGTGGCTGTCTTTTGCCTTTCATTGATGGGAACCGACTATCCAAGCTACATTCAGGAAGCTCGCAGAGTTCTCAAACCCAG GGGTTGGCTTTTGATAGCAGAAGTTAAAAGCAGGCTTGATCCAAATACTGGAGGAGCAGACCCAAACAAATTTTTGAAAGCTATTTGTGAGCTTGGATTTACCATTGAGTCAAAG GATTTCTCTAACAAAATGTTTGCGCTGTTCTACCTAAAGAAGAAG GAAAAGCAGAATTCAGTAGATAAGGAGATCAATTGGCCTGAGCTCAAGCCTTGTATATACAAACGGCGCTAA